GGAAATACCTGATCTTGAAGAAAATTTAAAACAGATAAATACAAGTAATAAAATGAAATTAAAGGAATTATACAAAACAAAAATAAAAAAAGGTCGTCTTTCAGACAAAGGCGGTGCAGGTTTAGGTTTCATTGATATGGCAAGAAAAACAGGAGAACAATTAATTTATTCATTCTTGAAACTTAACGACAAAAAATCATATTTTATATTAACATCAACAATATCCAGAATAAAATAATTAATTATGCGAATAATAAAAATTGAAGGTACGGACGATACTCCTCAAGTTACATTAGATGCAAATCCTGAAAATCCGTTTATGGAAATTTCCGGAAGATCTTTACCGGAAGATGTTGTAGCATTTTACGATCCTATTTTAGAATGGTTAGATGAATATGCTGAAAATCCACTTGAAAAAACAGTTTTAAATATAAAATTGGAATATTTCAATACTGCATCTTCAAAACTTCTTTTAGACATTCTTCTGAAATTGGAAGATATGAATGACGCAGGTAAAGATGTTCTTGTAAGATGGCATTTTCCTGATGATGACGAAGATATGGAAGAAGCAGGAGAAGAATACGAAGACATTGTTGAAGTACCTTTTGAACAAGTAAGCTATTCTATTGATTAAATATCTGGTCAGTTGTATTTTATAATTCTGTTTATTATTATTCATAATTAAATTTGAAACATCTGATTTTTCTTTTTCAAAAAATTTTCACACTAATATCATAATAATATGAGTGAAGAAATTTTAAAAGCTCTTATGCAACTGTTTGCAATTATTGCAAAACAAGATGAAGGAGTTGTTCAACAAGAAGAAAAGTTTGTAATGACTTTTCTTGCTTCACAATTAAGCAAATCTCAAGTAAACGAATACATGGATTTGTTTATTAAAAATACTGAGAAAGAAGAAAAGAAAAGAAAAAGAGACGAAAAGAAAAAAACTTCAACATCCGGACCCGTAAAAATGGTTGATTCTGTCAGGGTAATGGGAATATGCAGGAAGATTAACAGAACTCTTAACCATAAACAAAAAGTTATCGTTTTAGCTCGTTTGTTCGAGCTTATTAATACCGAAAAAAAACTCTCTGAACTAAGAATGGAGATTATCTCTGTTGTTGCTGATGCATTTAATTTATCAAATACAGAATATAAAGAGATTAAAGATTTTGTCATTAAAGACGACCACAGAGAACTTGATTCAGAATCAATATTAATTATTAACGATAAGGAATATGAACATCAAAAGGCACAAGTTATTCCTTCAGAAAGTTTACACGGAAGTGTTATTATACTCCAAATAAGAAGTGTCGATCTGTATTTTGTAAAATATACAGGTAAACAAGACGTATTTCTTAACAGTACAACTGTTTACAATAACAGAATTTATTTATTTGCTCCCGGTAGTGTTATTAAATTACCAAAGGGTAAACCGATTCATTACAGTGATATTGTTGCAACTTTTATGGAAGATCTTGAAATATCAAGGCTTTCATTTATTGTTCGTGATTTACAATTTACTTTTAAAACAGGTGATATTGGTATAAGAAACATAAATTTCTCTGTCGATCACGGTAAACTTGTAGGAATTATGGGAGCCAGCGGTTCCGGAAAAACAACTCTGGTAAATGCTCTGTCCGGAATTAACAAACCCTCAGTCGGTTTTGTAAAAATTAACGGAATTGATCTGCACCATAACCCCGGTGATCTTGAAGGAGTTATCGGTTATATTCCTCAAGACGACTTGCTTATTGAAGAACTAACAGTTTTTCAAAATTTATACTACAATGCAAAGTTATGTTTCAAAGATAAAAATGATAAAAAACTTACTGCGCTTGTAATTAAAACCTTAAAAGATCTCGGTTTATTTGATAAAAAAGATCTGAAAGTAGGTAACCCGATGAATAAAACAATCAGCGGAGGACAAAGAAAAAGATTAAATATTGCTCTGGAATTAATCAGAGAACCTTCGATTCTGTTTGTTGACGAACCCACATCCGGGTTATCATCCAGAGACTCTGAAAATGTAATGGAACTCTTAAGTGAATTAACTCAAAAAGGAAAACTGATCTTTGTAGTTATTCACCAACCTTCTTCAGATATCTATAAAATGTTCGACAGAATGTTAATCCTCGATCAAGGAGGATACATGGTTTATTACGGGAATCCGGTTGAAGCAGTATCGCATTTCAAAACCATTGATAATCAGGTCAATGCAGAAGCAGGTGAATGTGGTATGTGCGGCAATGTAACACCTGAGTTAATTTTTGATATTATTGAAGCCGAGGTTGTTGATGAATTCGGACAATATACTGAAATAAGAAAAATCTCTGCATCTGAATGGGAAAAACAATATTTAGAAAAGGTAGCTAAAGAAAATATTGAAGTTATTAAAGACGAACCACCGGCAAACTTAAATATTCCCGGATGGTTCAAACAATTCAGAATTTTCCTTACTCGCGACCTTTTATCAAAGATCAGTAATACTCAATATATTGTTTTGAATTTACTCGAAGCTCCTCTATTAGGTTTTATTCTTGCTTTCTTAATAAGATATATTTCTGATCCCAATTCCTCTGTATATGTATTTTTTGATAATGAAAATATACCTCCGTATATATTTATGAGTATTGTTGTTGCATTATTCTTAGGGTTAACAGTAAGTGCTGAAGAAATTTTCAGAGACAGAAAAATATTAAAAAGAGAAAAATTCCTTAACCTCAGCAGATCGTCATATTTATTGGCGAAAATTACAATATTAATAGTTATTTCCGCTATTCAATCAATATTATTTGTTATTATAGGAAACTCAATACTCGGTATTCAAGGCATGTATTTTGAATATTGGTTGGTGCTTTTCACTACATTTGTATTTGCAAACTTTATGGGATTGAATATTTCTTCGGCTTTCAATTCAGCTGTTACTATCTATATCTTGATACCTTTGCTGATGATTCCGCAGATGGCACTCGGTGGTGCGATGTTCAGTTTCGACAAACTGAACCGAGCAATAGGCAGCGTAGATAAGGTTCCTGTAATTGCCGATATAATGGCATCAAGATGGGCATATGAAGCCCTAATGGTACAACAATTCCAAGAGAATAAATTCGAAAAACAATACTACATATATAATCAAGTAAAGAGTACAGCTAATTTTAAACAAGACAAGTTAATACCTAAACTTTCCGAAAGCATTGAATCATTTGAAATTCTGCAAGATGAAATTAATGATAAAAAAGGAGATCATGATTCAATTGTTAAAATCCAAAAAACGGAATTAGCTCTGCTTAAAAATGAAATTACCAAGGAAAACAAACAAATAATAAAACTCGCAAAAAAACTTAAAACTCATAAAGCAGGAAACGGCCTTAAACAAATAAATTTTGATGTATATTACGATGACTTTGATGTTTTAGCCGCAAATGATCAAGAAGTTAAAAAAGCTCTTGTGATTCCGAATGAATTGATCAATAAATTGAACATCAATGAATACGAAATTGAAGAACACGGTTATAAATTAATGGATCTTCTTGAAAACTGGAAATCATTTTACTTGGCAGTATATTCAAGTGCAAATGAACTTAAAGAAGAATTAATTGAATATCAAGATGAACAATCAAAAGGCTATTTTGTACGTTTCAGAAATAAGTTCCATAATGAACATCTTGATGATATTGTAAGAAATATATATGAAAAAAATAAAATTTTGCGTTTTAATGATAAACTTATTCGACAAGAAGAACCTATTTATTTAGAACCTGATGATTCAAATTTTATAGGAATAAGATCTCATTTTTATGCACCGAATAAACATTTTCTCGGTAAAAATTACAATACATTTTGGTTTAATGTTATCATAATTTGGGCTATGTCGTTACTATTATATATCCCGCTATATTACGATCATCTGAGGAAAATTGTTAATTTCTTCGGGAACTTTAAATTCAGTAAAAATAAAAAAAATAAAAAAGTCGAAAATCAAGAGGATTAGAACAAAAAAGAAAAAAAGATAAAGTATTTTTTTTAGATTTTTAAAATTTTAATACCTTTGATTGTTAAATGCCTCAAAAAATCAAACTAATATGGCAAAAAAGATTTTACTTTTTTTATCAATCATAACAATTTTAGCTTCATGCGGCAACGGAGGTAATGACGGTACTATTGAAGGACCTGTGGAAGATGACAGTATTAACAGAGTAGAAATTGACCCTGATCAAATAAACGGACTCATCGAAAGTTTTCCTTCGCCTATTGAAATGGCAGCCACAATTGAAGATATGCAAGTACCTTATTCAAAAAAGAACTTAGTCCCAACTGAAACTGCTGCTGACTTTGATTCAAATTTTGAAAAAGCTTTAGGTTTGGGAATGTTAAGTGCTGATTTGGGATATTTAAATGTTTACGGCAGAAAAAATGCAATTGTTGAATATTTAACATCTATTAAACGAATAGCTGATGCATTGGATATTGATCAATTTTTTGAATTTCAAACTTTAAAAAGATTAGCAACCAACAGTACAAATCTTGATTCTTTAATGTTCCTTTCCGTTTCAAGTTATCACGATATGGATGAGCATTTAAGAGAGACCAGAAGAAGCGATTTAAGTGCATTAATGATAACAGGAGTTTGGTTAGAAGGCCAATATCTCGCAAGTAAAGTAAATCAATTTAAAAGTGATAAAAGAACTGAAGAAATTATTGTAGGACAAAAAGATATTTTAAAAGAATTAATGACTGTTCTTGACTTTTTCAATAACAAAGCACGTTTTAAAAAAATGAACAAAGATTTTTCAGACCTGTCAACTTTATACGATAACGTTAAAATTGAATTTATTGAAGGAGAAACTACAATAACTTACGATCAAGATTCTATCCCGTTGATTCAACCCGGAGATCGTACAATTATACATTATACAGAACAAGATCTTAACAAGATATCAAATAAAATTATAAACATTCGTAACAATTTAATATCACTATAATGAAAAAAATAGCAATTCTTATAGCAATAACAAGTTTTTTCATTTTTGCACCTCAAGAAGAGGCAAAAGCACAATGCAAACAACAAAGAGTATATCATTGCGCAAGGCAAGGAGGAAATGCAATCTATCTGCGTGATTTTAACACAAAATTAAAAGCAGTCAGATCAGCAAGAGATATTAACGGTAATAAATGGCCTGTTGTTTTAAACAGAGGTACAAGATATCGTTTTATTCTTTGTACTCCGAGAGGCTTTGGTAATGATGTGAAATTAACTCTGTTTGATACCAGACATCCTGAATCAAAACCTTGGAATTCAACCGAAAAAAGCGGAAGAGATATGTTTGACTTTGTTTGTGAAAGATCCGGTGTTTATTACATTTCTATAAGGTTTAAGGAAGGCAAAGGAAAAAGAAAGACTTGTGCTGTCGGAATATTGTCCTTTGTAGGCAAAAATCAATAATATACAATATCTATATCTTTAATAAAGAGAGAGTGTATGTAACTACACTTTCTCTTTATTTTTTATTACAACCATTTTACAATCGGACAATCTTGTCGATGTGCCAAATATTTATTCTTCGGAAAAATTCTGAAAGCATAATTTAAACTTCCCGGTTTTGAAGGACTGAATTTAATGTTAAAATATACTGTTGAATTTTCAGATTTTTCTTGCTCTAATTCAATAACTTTTGTAACTGCCAGTTCTCCAACCGAATTTGATTCACTTATAACAAACTCAACACCTATGTCTTCAGCTTTTAAACCGTTAATGTTAAGCAACAACTTTCCTGTATAAGTTTGTCCGGGTACTAACATATTTCCTGTTAATTCTGAAGTATCTGCAGAAATAAGTTCCATTTTTTTCCATTCTTTTCTAATATTTTCTTTCCAACTTGATATTTTTTTTGCTGACAGATTATTTTCAGCTTTTATATCATTATATCTTTTTGCAATTTTTGTATAGTATCTTTCATTATAATCTTCTATCATACGTTTAGTAGTGAAATTCGGAGCAATTTCGGAAACACACTTTTTTATATATTTAACCCATTCGACCGGGATGTTTTTCTCGTTTTTATTATAATACAATGGTATTATTTCATTTTCAAGAATTTGATAAATTTGTTCAGCATCATATTCATTTTGCATATCTTGATTCTTATATGTCTTTTCTTGTGATAAAGACCAACCTGCTCCTTCTTTATAGCCTTCAACCCACCAACCGTCAAGAACACTGAAATTCAGAACTCCGTTCATTACGGCTTTCATACCGCTTGTACCTGAAGCTTCCAAAGGTCTTACAGGAGTATTTAACCAAACATCAACTCCTCTTACAAGCTCTTTTGCCAATGATATATCATAATTTTCCAAAAAGAGAATTTTTCCTATAAACTCAGGTCTCATGGATATTTCAACAATTTGCTTGATTATTTCTTGCCCTCCTCCGTCATTCGGATGAGCTTTACCGGCAAATATAAATTGAACCGGACGGTCAGAATCATTAATAATCTTACTTAATCTTTCAATATCTTTAAATAAGAGGGTTCCTCTTTTGTATGTTGCAAAACGTCTTGCAAAACCAATCGTTAATACATTTTTACTTATGGTTCTTTTTATTTTTAATATATGTTTGGGATTTTCATTTCTGCTGATACTTACCGTATCTAACAAGCGATTAATATATTCAAACAGTTGAGACTTGCTTCTCTTCCTTATTTCCCATATCTCTTCGTCAGATACTTTATAAACTTTGCTGAAATCAGGTTTACCGTCATCTCCTTGCAATAACTCTTTCCAATCTTTTGAAGCCCAAGTAGGATAATGAATTCCGTTTGTAACATATCCTATATGCAATTCTTCAGGAAAATAATCTTTCCAAAAGTTGCTGAAAATCAATTTTCTTGAAACTTCACCGTGAAGTTTACTTACTCCGTTAATTTCAAGACAAGTATTTGCAGCAAGAATGCTCATAGAAAATTTCTCATCTTTGCTCTCCGGATTCTCTCTGCCGAGTTTAATAAATTTTTCCCATTTAATTCCCAATCTGTTCGGATAATCACCCATGTATTGCATCATTATGTTTTCATTAAATGCATCATGTCCGGCCGGGACGGGAGTATGTGTAGTATATAAACTTGAGGCTCTGACTATTTCGAGAGCTTCATTGAAAGTTAACTTTTCATCAATAATATAATTCTTTAATCGTTCAATTCCGGCAAAAGCAGCATGTCCTTCATTTAAATGATAAATACTTTGGTTTATACCTAACAATTTTAATGTTTTCACTCCGCCGATTCCTAAAATCATCTCTTGCCTTAATCTGTTCTTATTATTTCCTCCGTATAAACGATATGTAATTGCTTTATCTTCATCTGAATTATCATTTCTGTCAGTATCCAATAAAAACAATCGAATTCTGCCTACATTTAACTGCCATATTTGAGCATATACTTTTCTTCCTTCCATTTCAACAGATACAGTAAGAGCCTCTCCCTTATTATCTTTTACCAATTCTGCCGGAGTTTCCATAAATCTGTGAGATTCATAGATTTCATCTTGATCACCGTTCTTTGAAATTATTTGCTTAAAATAACCTTGTCTGTAAAACAAACCTATTGCAACCATATCAAAACCTGAATCACTTGCTTGTTTCAAATAATCACCGGCTAATATACCCAAGCCGCCTGAATAAATATTAAGAACATTAGCCAAGCCGTATTCCATACTGAAATACGCAACAGACGGAAGATCTTTATCAAAAGGTTTATTAATATAATTTGAAAATTCTGTGATAACTTCTTTAAATTTTTTCAAAAATGTATTATCAATCTCAAGTTTTGAAAATCGTTCTTGAGATACATTTTTCAACATTAAAATCGGATCAATACATTCCGAAATTGTTTTATCATCATTGATATATTTAAATAACTCAACTGCATTAACATTCCATGACCACCAAATATTTCTTGACAGTTTTTCAAGTTCTTTTAATTTTCCGGTATAATGCGGTTGAATGCTTATTGTTCGCCAATTTGGTTGATTTTTCTTTTTTTTACTCACAATTATTATGTTAAAATTCAGAAAACAAAAATATCCTTTATTTCTTAATAGAAAAATGTACTCTTATAAAGAGCACTATTTTTTTGTGTCATTTAATATATTTGCAGATATTTGGAATCTTACGGTTTGGCTATGCGTAGTGTGGAATTTTGAAACAATTAATTTTCAACTTACTGCCAATTTCGTTTAATGCTAAATACTTCATATTCAGCACAAACCCCACATTACGTATAGCCTTATTATGCTTCGTATTTCTTAGTTAATATCTCATTTATTTCATTCAGATACTTTTCGTCAATCTTATTATTTATTACTGAAAATCTATAATTATGATATAATTCTATAATCTTTAATTCAGTTTCTTTTTCAAGTTTTGACAAATCTAACATTAAAGCATTATTTAAATCATTTGGCTCAAACTTTTTCAAACCATCTCCATATTCTCTTCTATTATCATCAAATATTTGTTGAGCAACATCTGTCAATAAATACGCAAATAATAAATCTATATTAAGATTATTGAATAAACTTTTTGTAGGATAGATACAGTGGAAAGTTGTCAAATTACTTATTCCTGCTTCATTCCTAATAAATTTCAAACCCGACCTATTAAAAACTCCTACCCAAATTGGTGACGGTGGACGGTTTTCTAATGAATACCAAGGATTACGCTTTGAAGTTAAATATTTTTTATTTATTTCGTTATTTTCTCCAACTTTAATGTAGGAAACAACATCTTCACTATTTGAGTTCTCTGTTCCATTAAATAGGAAAATATTAGCATTATTTTCTTTTAGAGTTAAAAAATGTTGATTTGTAAAGAAAGGGCTTTTAACATCTTTCGACCTCGTTATGCAGGGTAATAAATTTGATTTTTTAATACCGTATTTTATTGCTTTTTCTCGATTAAATGTAAAATACATGTTTGCTCCTGTTGCAATACCTCTAACAACTTTTGCGACATTATTAAATGGGATAAGGTTTTTATAATTCTTACTCTTTTGTTTTTGATAATACGCTCTCCATTTAATATTAGGGTCTATTTCTTCTTTATTTAATTCTATCTGACCTGATAGGTTTGGATAATTTTGTATTATGTTAGAAATATTATCTAATTCTTTTCTATTTGTGATTGTAGAAAAATTAATTTTTGAATAATTATCATCTTTTGCAAGAAGCAAGATTGCACTTGTTGTTAAAGCATTATCAAAAACATTTTCTTTAAAATCAAATATGAAGATATGTCTTAATAGATTTGATTTTAAAAGATACTCTTTTACATATTTACCATAATCCGAATTCAAAAACTCAGATGGAATGATGTAGGCTAATCGCCCTTTATCTTTGAGTTGATAAATTGATTTTAAAAGAAACAATGTGTAAATATTTGTAAATCCACTCAGTTGTATATTTAACCTTTTTTTGATTTCAGTAAGTGTTTTTATATTCTCGTAATCGTGGAATTTTAAATATGGTGGGTTACAAACAATAGTATCATATTTATTATTCCAATCATTGAATAAATAATCTTCAAGGTGTAATTCTAAATTTGGATTCTCTTGAAAATTATTCTTTGCAGTTTCAAATATTATGTCATCAATATCAAAACCTGTAATTGCAATATCTTCTCTTTGAATTAATGCTTTTCTCGTAAAAACACCTAGACCAAAAGCAGGTTCAAGTAATGTCGTAACATATTCAGCTTTCAGAAGCCAATCAACCATTAATTGGGCAATCGGCTCTGGTGTAAAAAATTGTGCGTATTTTTTACGATGTGATAAACTAACTTTTTTTGTATATTCTTTTTCTAAAATCATCTTAAAAATCTTCAATATTTAAAAGTGATTTTAAATTTTCAATATCTAAATATGCAGTCCCTTTTTCAAATGTAACATAAAACAATAAGCGTCCTCTTCCCATTTCTCTTCTTACACTATTATGTTCAGGTTCGGTAACTTTATATGCTATCTGTTCGGTTTTTCGTGTATTTATTTTTATTGTAGTCTTATTCTGATTTTTAATGTCTTGACTAATCTCGTAATACTCACCCTCTTTATCGGGTTCTGTAATTAATTTAAGAATGTTTTTAAATGAGATACCATAAGATTTATCAAAAAAGACTTGAAAGTAATAATGTGGGACATTAAACTTCTCAGTCCATTTATATACAACCTTAACATCTTCAATTTTTGGTGTAATACTTAAATAATCACGTTTTTGAACAACTGTAATATTTTCTTTTAATTCCTTGAAAAGCAATGATAATTCTTGTAGTCTTTCTGTTGCTTTCCAACTTGGTCTTCTAAAAGTTACAGCATTAATAGTTTCTTCATTAATTCCATTAAGAATTTCAATAAAATGTTTCTTTTTAGGATGTTCTAATAAATCATTGTATTCAGAGAGTATTTTATCTTTTACCTCAATTGCTTTTTCAAGATGATTTTTTGTTCGGCTTTGCATTTCAGCTTCATACTTATCAATTAAAAAGGCACTTGAACGAATTTCCAAACCTGCAATTGCTTTCTTTACATAATTTTCAATTTCAACGTGGTTTATTTTGCTTATATCATATCCAAGAGCAATGTCAAAGTCCGTCTTTTGAAACACTAATAAATCAGGTCTTTTTCCAATAGTATCTAATTCGTCTTGAAACTCATTGTAAAATTTATCAAAACCTTCATCGCCAGCAATAAGGTCGTCTGATTTCCCATATCTAACTGCAACATAATTTTTAGAAGTTTCATTAATAGCCCTGAAAATTAAATCTTCCGCCCAATCTCCTTGCTCTTTGTTTGTAATAAAATTTGATGATGCTTGGGTGGGTGGTGATGTTTTTTCTCTATCAATAGAAAAATTAACTATTGATGTAGGTATCAATTTAATAAGTTCTCTTATTTCCTCAAAATATGTCATTTATTTTCTCCTTTTAATATATTTAATTTACAAAGATAATCCATTTTCTTGTCGTCTGAAAATCTTTGTTTATATGAAGCCTAACATTCTGTATAACATTAACTAAAACTTTTTCCGGTTGATATATTTGCATTGTGCAAATATAATTCCTTGTTTTGTTACTTTTATACTTCAGTAAAGGTATTATTTTTCTGTCAAATTATCTGAATATTTTTTTTATGAAAAAAAATAGTAGGTTCTAAAAATTACTGCGTATATCTTCAGCAATTTTATTAAATTCATCTTCCGATAATTCCAGTTTAGGCCTTTTAATATTCAGTTCAGCCTCGTCATTAAAAGGAATAAGGTGAATGTGTGCATGAGGAACCTCAGTTCCGAGAACGAGAACTCCCACACGAATACATTCAATTGCTTTATCAATTGCTTTTGCAACTTTCTTTGCAAAAATATGCAAATCACCAATAGTTTGATCATCAAGATCAAATAAATAATCTGTTTCTTCCTTCGGTATAACTAAAGTATGCCCTTTAACCAAAGGATTTATATCTAAAAAAGCATAAAATTTTTCGTTTTCTGCAATTTTATAAGAAGGAATTTCACCTTTTACGATTTTAGTAAATATTGTAGCCATAATATTTTAGGTTTAAAACGAAATATCAAGTATTTCAAAGATCATCTCGCCTGCCGGTACATTAACTTTCACTTTATCGCCTTTTTTCTTTCCTATAAGTCCTTTTGCAATAGGAGTGTCAACAGACATTTTTTTCTCTTTTAGATTTGCTTCTCTTTCGGAAACAATTGCATACTCCATAACAGCACCTGTTTTAACATTCTTTATTTTAACCTTATTCATCAATTGAACTGTTTTTGTATCAATTTTAGATTCATCAATAACTCTGGCACCGCTTAATGTACCTTGCAATTGTGCAATTTTCATTTCCAAAAGTCCTTGTGCTTCTTTGGCAGCATCATATTCCGCATTTTCAGATAAATCACCTTTATCTCTTGCTTCAGCAATTTGCTTTGATATTTTTGACCTCTCAACAGTTATCAATTGTTCAACCTCTTCTTTGAGTTTCTTTAATCCTTCTTCTGACAAATAAGTTACAGTTGACATAATCCTCTTTATTAATTAAATATTAAAAAGAAAGAATCCCGGTGTATGATTCAAAATACAACAGGACTCTTTCTGATTACAAATTTACAACATAAATTAATTATATGCAAAAATTTCAGGTTTTTTACTGAAAACAAGCAATAAGAGCTATTTTTTTTTCTTTCTTTCCAAAATTATTGAACCAATTACTTTTTCTTTAATATCAATTTCTGTATTTTCCTCTTCAATTCCGGAATTATTCGTTTTGGTTTTGTTATTATCAACAGCATTTTTTTCAAAATCGCCGGATTGGTTCTCTTTATTTTTATTTGCTGTTACATGACTCAGCATTTTATCAATTTCGGTAAATTTTTTTTTGTTTTTTTTATCGTCAATCTTTATTTCGGGTTTCCTTTCTTTGTGTTTATTCTTTTTGTAATAAAACCAAAGCCCGACTGAAAGAATAATACCGACTATAATCCAAATTGAAATTGTCATATTTAATATCTATTTATGATAGCGTTTGGGGTATTCATGTGAATCGTGTTTACTTGATTTCTTCTTTAAAAAAAATAAAATATTAAATCGCTTTCTGTTTCTTTTCTTTTGTGCATTATTGTTTTGTCTTATCTGTTTTCTGACTTTAGAGTTTTGCAACTTAAAACTTCGTTTTTTTCTTAATATTAAAAGTTTTTCGGTAAATTTTTCTTGCTTTCTTCGAGCTTTATTAAAAATTATTTTTTCAGTACCTTTTAAATGCATCCCTTTCCCCTTGTTCAAGATAACCTTTTCATTATCTGACAATTCATATCTTCGTCTTAATCTGTCTTCTTTGCGATCGAATTTAATGCTTGTTTTATTCTTTTTAATTGCTTCCCTTTTTGCTTCCCTTTTATACCTTTTGTTCACAATTTGATATTTTCGTGCATCCGAAACAGTA
The sequence above is a segment of the Bacteroidales bacterium genome. Coding sequences within it:
- a CDS encoding AccI family restriction endonuclease, which codes for MTYFEEIRELIKLIPTSIVNFSIDREKTSPPTQASSNFITNKEQGDWAEDLIFRAINETSKNYVAVRYGKSDDLIAGDEGFDKFYNEFQDELDTIGKRPDLLVFQKTDFDIALGYDISKINHVEIENYVKKAIAGLEIRSSAFLIDKYEAEMQSRTKNHLEKAIEVKDKILSEYNDLLEHPKKKHFIEILNGINEETINAVTFRRPSWKATERLQELSLLFKELKENITVVQKRDYLSITPKIEDVKVVYKWTEKFNVPHYYFQVFFDKSYGISFKNILKLITEPDKEGEYYEISQDIKNQNKTTIKINTRKTEQIAYKVTEPEHNSVRREMGRGRLLFYVTFEKGTAYLDIENLKSLLNIEDF
- a CDS encoding HIT family protein codes for the protein MATIFTKIVKGEIPSYKIAENEKFYAFLDINPLVKGHTLVIPKEETDYLFDLDDQTIGDLHIFAKKVAKAIDKAIECIRVGVLVLGTEVPHAHIHLIPFNDEAELNIKRPKLELSEDEFNKIAEDIRSNF
- the greA gene encoding transcription elongation factor GreA, encoding MSTVTYLSEEGLKKLKEEVEQLITVERSKISKQIAEARDKGDLSENAEYDAAKEAQGLLEMKIAQLQGTLSGARVIDESKIDTKTVQLMNKVKIKNVKTGAVMEYAIVSEREANLKEKKMSVDTPIAKGLIGKKKGDKVKVNVPAGEMIFEILDISF